In Desulfovibrio sp. 86, the following proteins share a genomic window:
- a CDS encoding heme exporter protein CcmB: MLRLTLAMARKDLSLTLARGSGLVQALLLGLLLLFVFSLSQGVGERMTPQSAAAVFWLSSAFCQVLIFNQLYALEEANNSRLGLLLCSAPIQAVWLGKGCAGLILLLLAQIVFLPAGVIFLGQELGGPLPQALAALALTDVGMCAMGSLLGALAQGQAARESLLSIVLFPLLTPLLLAGISVGAQALGAPSADGPGMWLGVAAAFDAVFLGAGLLLFGHIYAGDE; the protein is encoded by the coding sequence GTGCTGCGCCTGACCCTGGCCATGGCCCGCAAGGACCTTTCCCTGACGCTGGCGCGTGGCAGCGGTCTTGTGCAGGCCTTGCTGCTCGGCCTGCTGCTGCTTTTTGTTTTCAGCCTGTCGCAGGGCGTGGGCGAACGCATGACGCCGCAGAGCGCGGCTGCCGTGTTCTGGCTCAGTTCCGCCTTTTGTCAGGTGCTGATCTTCAACCAGCTGTACGCGCTTGAAGAGGCCAACAACTCCCGCCTGGGCCTGCTGCTCTGCTCTGCGCCCATCCAGGCCGTGTGGCTTGGCAAGGGCTGCGCCGGGCTGATTTTACTGCTTTTGGCCCAGATCGTTTTTTTGCCTGCGGGCGTGATCTTTCTCGGGCAGGAACTGGGCGGCCCCCTGCCGCAGGCCCTGGCCGCCCTGGCCCTCACGGACGTGGGCATGTGCGCCATGGGTTCCCTGCTGGGCGCTCTGGCTCAGGGTCAGGCCGCGCGCGAATCGCTGCTGAGCATTGTGCTTTTTCCCTTGCTGACGCCCCTCCTGCTGGCGGGCATAAGCGTGGGCGCGCAAGCCCTTGGCGCGCCCAGCGCCGACGGCCCCGGCATGTGGCTTGGGGTGGCGGCGGCCTTTGACGCCGTATTTTTGGGAGCCGGCCTGCTGCTGTTCGGCCATATCTACGCGGGAGACGAATAA
- a CDS encoding CcmD family protein produces MDTLTWIIMANAAVWIGLGAYLAFMGARQRALTARLAQWEIINHD; encoded by the coding sequence ATGGATACCCTGACCTGGATTATCATGGCCAATGCCGCCGTGTGGATTGGCCTTGGCGCGTACCTGGCCTTTATGGGAGCGCGCCAGCGCGCCCTTACCGCACGTCTGGCCCAATGGGAGATTATCAATCATGACTGA
- a CDS encoding heme lyase CcmF/NrfE family subunit, whose product MYVFAFALLLLTLLASLGGGGLALLQLWQGREDSLRIVEKAHVVISGALLIASAILLHALFWFDFQVQYVASYTDRILPVFYRLTAFWAGQPGSMLFWALAVALSGSLFACTRAFKKLSGSTRLWYWTFFYAIMGFFALILTSWSNPFMLQSPAPADGSGLNPLLQNPGMIIHPPLLFLGYGGFTIPACLALAQALSGRASVEGAWYRISRPAIILAWLFLTSGIVLGAWWAYMELGWGGYWAWDPVENASLIPWLIGSAALHTLIIEDRRNKLGRVNVAMMALTTVSAFFATYLVRSGIIDSVHAFGDGGVGTPLTWFVLAGLVVSLWVPLMAPKQGRPLSGLDSREGFLTLVAWVLLALAAIILVATMWPVISKLWASAPRGLDANFYNRVCLPLGAVLMLMMATCPWLGWGGGLRNKTAFFSILGVFVASGAAIWFMGYRQPTALLGAASAIAIVTGMLFQLADKAVRRQPNTLGALGAHLGMALMALGIAFSGPYKQERDLHLTVGQSQTLAGYTATLLELNEGERPGYDYIAARIRVMDKDGKDLGIVAPERRVYEKFGSMQFSEVDVIPSLGNEIYASLLGLDEDSHVVVKLSVEPLVNWLWIGGAIMSLVPLVGLRRRKQASAAEAAELAQGMDEDLDGDMDGDESGETRGAASASSAGRNKSA is encoded by the coding sequence ATGTACGTTTTTGCCTTTGCCCTCCTTCTGTTGACCCTGCTCGCCTCTCTGGGCGGCGGCGGCCTGGCCCTGCTGCAATTGTGGCAAGGACGCGAAGACTCCCTGCGTATTGTTGAAAAAGCCCATGTCGTGATCAGCGGCGCGCTGCTGATCGCCTCCGCCATCCTGCTGCACGCCCTGTTCTGGTTTGATTTTCAGGTGCAGTATGTGGCCAGCTATACCGACCGCATCCTGCCGGTCTTTTACCGGCTGACGGCCTTTTGGGCCGGACAGCCCGGCTCCATGCTCTTCTGGGCGCTGGCCGTCGCCCTCAGCGGCTCCCTTTTCGCCTGTACGCGCGCGTTCAAGAAGCTGAGCGGCTCCACCCGCCTGTGGTACTGGACGTTTTTTTATGCCATCATGGGCTTTTTTGCCCTTATCCTTACGAGCTGGAGCAATCCCTTCATGCTGCAAAGTCCCGCCCCGGCGGACGGCAGCGGCCTGAACCCCCTGCTCCAGAACCCCGGCATGATCATCCACCCGCCGCTGCTGTTCCTTGGATACGGCGGCTTTACCATCCCGGCCTGCCTTGCCCTGGCCCAGGCGCTTTCGGGCCGGGCCTCCGTTGAAGGCGCGTGGTACCGCATTTCGCGCCCGGCCATCATTTTGGCCTGGCTGTTCCTGACCTCCGGCATCGTGCTTGGCGCGTGGTGGGCCTATATGGAACTCGGTTGGGGCGGCTACTGGGCATGGGACCCTGTGGAAAACGCCTCTCTCATTCCCTGGCTCATCGGCTCGGCCGCCCTGCACACTCTGATTATCGAAGACCGCCGCAACAAGCTCGGCCGCGTCAACGTGGCCATGATGGCCCTGACCACGGTTTCGGCTTTTTTTGCCACCTACCTTGTGCGCAGCGGCATTATTGACTCTGTGCACGCCTTTGGCGACGGCGGCGTGGGCACGCCCCTCACCTGGTTCGTCCTCGCCGGGCTTGTGGTTTCCCTCTGGGTGCCACTTATGGCCCCCAAGCAGGGCCGCCCCCTGTCCGGGCTGGACAGCCGTGAAGGCTTCCTCACTCTGGTGGCCTGGGTGCTGCTGGCCCTGGCGGCCATCATTCTCGTGGCCACCATGTGGCCTGTGATCAGCAAACTCTGGGCCTCGGCCCCGCGCGGGCTGGACGCCAACTTCTACAACCGCGTCTGCCTGCCCCTGGGCGCAGTGCTCATGCTCATGATGGCCACCTGCCCCTGGCTTGGCTGGGGCGGCGGCCTGCGCAACAAAACGGCCTTCTTCAGCATCTTGGGCGTTTTTGTGGCCAGCGGCGCGGCCATCTGGTTTATGGGCTATCGCCAGCCCACGGCATTGCTGGGCGCGGCTTCGGCCATCGCCATCGTTACGGGAATGCTCTTTCAACTGGCCGACAAGGCCGTGCGTCGGCAGCCCAACACCCTGGGCGCGCTCGGCGCGCACCTGGGCATGGCGCTCATGGCTCTGGGCATTGCCTTTTCCGGCCCGTACAAACAGGAACGCGACCTGCACCTCACCGTGGGGCAGTCGCAGACGCTGGCTGGCTACACGGCGACCCTGCTGGAACTCAATGAAGGCGAGCGCCCCGGCTACGATTATATCGCCGCCCGCATCCGCGTTATGGACAAGGACGGCAAGGATCTCGGCATTGTGGCCCCGGAACGCCGCGTTTACGAAAAGTTCGGCAGCATGCAGTTTTCCGAGGTTGACGTGATCCCCAGCCTGGGCAACGAAATTTACGCTTCGCTGCTGGGTCTGGACGAAGATTCGCACGTTGTGGTGAAACTCAGCGTGGAACCCCTGGTCAACTGGCTGTGGATTGGCGGCGCTATCATGAGCCTTGTGCCCCTTGTGGGCCTGCGCCGCCGCAAGCAGGCCAGCGCCGCCGAGGCCGCAGAACTGGCCCAGGGCATGGACGAAGACCTTGATGGGGACATGGACGGAGATGAAAGCGGAGAGACCAGGGGCGCAGCCAGCGCCAGCTCCGCAGGCAGGAACAAATCGGCCTAG
- a CDS encoding tetratricopeptide repeat protein, translated as MARRKSKSKSSPGTAQEQAPAQITSSAPLPGTRPAPQAAPTAHVPQEQQDAAPAGMVRKGTFIMGVALALVLGLYVGSLIPSMLHGSAQQPMPPQQAAAPGAQVPAQAPEGSRPAPQASMPQVTPELSARIGELEKSLLDNPRDASRWASLGNLYFDTAQAQKAVSAYERSLSIAPDNALVLTDLGIMQRELGQFDKAVASFRKASSLQPDLENAMFNEGVVLYYDLKRKDEAEIAWKRLLKVNPGARAPDGKPVSELIQHLH; from the coding sequence ATGGCCCGTCGTAAAAGCAAGAGCAAGAGTTCCCCCGGCACTGCGCAAGAGCAGGCCCCCGCACAAATTACGTCCAGCGCGCCCCTGCCCGGCACACGTCCCGCGCCCCAGGCAGCCCCCACGGCACACGTCCCCCAGGAACAGCAGGACGCTGCCCCCGCTGGCATGGTACGCAAGGGCACCTTTATCATGGGCGTGGCGCTGGCATTGGTGCTGGGCCTGTATGTGGGCAGCCTGATCCCATCCATGCTGCACGGTTCCGCCCAGCAGCCCATGCCCCCGCAGCAGGCCGCCGCGCCCGGCGCGCAGGTTCCCGCACAGGCTCCCGAAGGCTCACGCCCCGCGCCGCAGGCCAGCATGCCGCAAGTGACGCCCGAACTGTCCGCGCGCATAGGCGAACTGGAAAAATCCCTGCTGGACAATCCCCGCGACGCATCGCGCTGGGCCAGCCTGGGCAATCTCTATTTTGACACGGCGCAGGCGCAAAAGGCCGTCTCCGCCTACGAGCGTTCCCTGTCCATTGCGCCCGACAACGCCCTTGTGCTCACTGATCTGGGCATCATGCAGCGCGAACTGGGCCAGTTCGACAAGGCCGTGGCGAGCTTTCGCAAGGCGTCGTCCCTGCAGCCCGACCTTGAAAACGCCATGTTTAACGAGGGCGTCGTGCTGTATTATGACCTCAAGCGCAAGGACGAGGCCGAAATCGCCTGGAAGCGCCTGCTGAAGGTGAACCCCGGCGCGCGCGCGCCGGACGGCAAACCCGTTTCCGAACTGATACAGCATTTGCATTAA
- a CDS encoding cytochrome c biogenesis protein, protein MPKFSALPQLLALLGGLAFAACQWLIYAYAPVEQTLGLPQKIFYVHLPLAWWALMSFFVVFLGSIAYLWRRNPAADRLCAAAAETGVLLSGLALVTGMLWARRSWGVWWTWDPRLTTTLIMWFIYAGYLVLRGLDLPQQRRNVVCAVVGVVAFLDVPLVFLSARIWRSIHPAVFGNKGGGLEPEMRLTVIACVISFGLLWAGLVWIRKRQLDLAARLDALQQNRLMQEGL, encoded by the coding sequence ATGCCCAAATTTTCTGCCCTGCCGCAGTTGCTGGCCCTTCTGGGCGGCCTGGCTTTCGCCGCCTGCCAGTGGCTTATCTATGCCTATGCCCCTGTGGAGCAGACTCTGGGGCTGCCGCAAAAAATTTTTTACGTTCATCTGCCTCTGGCATGGTGGGCGCTTATGAGCTTTTTTGTGGTCTTTCTGGGTTCGATAGCCTATCTGTGGCGTCGCAATCCCGCTGCAGACCGGCTGTGCGCCGCCGCCGCCGAAACAGGCGTGCTACTGAGCGGGCTCGCCCTTGTGACGGGCATGCTGTGGGCGCGCCGCTCGTGGGGCGTCTGGTGGACGTGGGACCCACGCCTCACGACTACCCTCATCATGTGGTTCATCTATGCGGGCTACCTTGTGCTGCGCGGCCTCGATCTGCCGCAGCAACGCCGCAACGTGGTCTGCGCGGTGGTGGGCGTTGTGGCCTTTCTGGACGTGCCCCTGGTGTTTTTGTCCGCCCGCATCTGGCGCTCCATCCATCCTGCCGTGTTCGGCAACAAGGGCGGCGGTCTGGAACCGGAAATGCGCCTCACGGTCATAGCCTGCGTAATTTCTTTCGGTCTGTTGTGGGCCGGGCTGGTGTGGATTCGTAAACGCCAGCTGGACCTGGCCGCGCGCCTCGACGCGCTGCAGCAGAACAGACTGATGCAAGAAGGACTGTAA
- a CDS encoding 7TM-DISM domain-containing protein, translated as MTHTPTGLHSGKNLADARQSRRGHGAAARFCATFLCLIVLAALPGALRAAPTEALLSPPPVSAQKVMVPPLLLTPNAPLLPKLQYFIDQTGTMDVEEVASPANASAFQPLQMKNLPRAVGIMWLRFTLAPLPQGAKAGAMLLDMGSSVPEGPVLYEPHANPLTDSVEWREIVPTQRAVLLLPEATSEPLTCYIRLDGLPGLWFEPMLRTPQDAANNWGSLSGTAAILALAVVMLLCLLRGLSEKGQWRVWTALYVAAALAQAVMGMPAYGSGRITMMEAAAVLSPGVALMLLPHVGRHLLRAKQRSRLLDAQFVLLSLPGAALALLPLLPGFGWIIRYLALWPMCTLIFVPSAIGGAIMGLGGARRFLLGCLLPPLFVTAGVMGLDSGYAANLMASAPLWGTALSALIIAGTGAPRDMAQSGANERGRKKGKKDGSLPGPDGFGGLGGLGGPAMPDFSPDFSGNGAALMMEDGAINLDQPLDDPNLRLLPPTNPTGGNAWNRSPENAPLRAPQGAETSAETSWDGAATARQQSGASATNGGSGFGGADPCLWENALRAPLDRLMREGAALGNCALPPAVRQHAENMLKAASDLAHVIDNPGKTLEQSLIGETRSSFNLQHLVREAHDAVSATAENAGIGLAWYMPPQLGHMYEGQAQALRETLCMLLESAVRATSRGAVHLSARRVPESADPGHLLFTVTDTGTGLPPRNRSTLAVTRAWELAGTNNCYLNVECGPQGTTISFTLRLKPLEHEAAAPEARQAHVAIVADRAVERQDLAHMTEALGLQSTEARTMREALELNRETPALLLVVYSPMDGPAQADVLERFKNQALEAGLPFFKALAITADDSRWDALAESGYTHALLEPVERAAFALTVRELFEEAGFALPDNAAGGAAEAAPEGDASATETPDAGSHAAPVHAAYDDAGDAPDGDAFRPEASSSILPDLFGEATQWKTASGEASRLPDFSALPQLMDMTDQMRESGQPVAPENEIALPESEDATAEAVIAEPENESDDEDANAPQTAMVADAGVLLPDMAPLPEQPEDPDDPDIPDLSNIDSLQLPLTGISDRTQADGAGNGSENISDNTGADLDVALDDDLDVDTGVGMGPDQDAEADAALDAEMNAGPDSEPTAEADAEPYAEPQPTHSSETEEPAGDSSPDQVNDADFRAAAGLEGPQWDGDATVAGEHHATRSVAVNPLSGPEQAMPDESDAARAQQPSDALADETVLVDKTDSTEQPREVTTEAALAEAVQDVSIRDVSAQGEPAQSESAQSESAQDTSVQSESAQGEAAHGESAPAEPVRDVFALAEPVQAESTSTAPQTVPQTQATAPTGPAASLAAAISNSASNAGQPVITVQGKIGEAILRPVNAPFPPAATPLHQPGSEHPTVAQGQTPPQDRTNAGSPQSASPEEYLDRNLPASGAALHENLSWGDEWVGEPTPVGTPLSAGARAANTAAGPSAAASPKANEAATPRGYVSPSLSGPGEWVGEPMPMAPKPAAAIDGVEQAATPTPAMRLKTFGGTATGASAQMPEPAAPAAKPLGTIPWPKPGLSETERKSAATGTAEPPQPAQKTREMPRTATGRLILKLLGNVASTEPAARPAPPTANTGGTSAAAAQRPAASRLAGSDAEPSIVDFIAGAAAPAPAEQTTATKDDAITPARSAAPTAAPAPSRAAAQPRVDATLLQMLRRLDAAMEDAQRAFKGRNCPAVGEAATRIANDSDAFGLRVLARMASCVERAANANDMNALHDLLPELAVAVERNRITLNPHNQGQM; from the coding sequence ATGACACATACTCCCACCGGCCTCCATTCCGGCAAAAACCTCGCCGATGCGCGCCAGTCCCGACGTGGTCACGGCGCGGCTGCACGCTTCTGCGCCACGTTTCTGTGCCTGATTGTCCTGGCCGCGCTGCCGGGAGCGCTCAGGGCCGCGCCCACAGAGGCGCTTCTTTCGCCGCCGCCTGTGAGCGCGCAAAAAGTCATGGTGCCTCCCCTTCTGCTGACGCCCAACGCGCCGCTCTTGCCCAAGCTTCAATACTTCATCGACCAGACAGGGACCATGGACGTGGAAGAGGTGGCAAGCCCCGCCAATGCCAGCGCCTTTCAGCCCCTGCAAATGAAAAACCTTCCCCGCGCCGTGGGGATCATGTGGCTGCGCTTTACCCTTGCGCCCCTGCCGCAGGGCGCAAAGGCCGGAGCCATGCTGCTGGACATGGGTTCCAGCGTGCCCGAAGGGCCTGTTCTTTATGAACCGCACGCCAATCCCCTCACGGACAGCGTGGAGTGGCGGGAAATTGTCCCGACGCAGCGCGCCGTGCTTTTGCTGCCCGAGGCAACCAGCGAACCCCTGACCTGCTACATACGCCTGGACGGCCTGCCCGGCCTGTGGTTTGAGCCCATGCTGCGCACCCCGCAGGATGCCGCCAACAACTGGGGCAGCCTTTCGGGCACAGCGGCCATTCTGGCCCTGGCCGTGGTCATGCTGCTCTGCCTTTTGCGCGGCCTTTCCGAGAAAGGCCAGTGGCGCGTGTGGACGGCCCTGTACGTGGCCGCTGCCCTGGCGCAGGCCGTCATGGGCATGCCCGCCTACGGCTCGGGCCGCATCACCATGATGGAGGCCGCCGCCGTGCTCAGTCCCGGCGTGGCCCTCATGCTGCTGCCCCACGTGGGCCGCCATCTTTTGCGCGCCAAGCAGCGTTCACGCCTTCTGGACGCGCAGTTCGTGCTGCTCTCCCTGCCGGGAGCGGCCCTGGCGCTGCTGCCTCTCCTGCCCGGCTTCGGCTGGATCATACGCTATCTGGCCCTGTGGCCCATGTGCACCCTGATCTTTGTGCCCAGCGCCATTGGCGGCGCCATCATGGGCCTTGGCGGGGCACGGCGCTTTCTGCTGGGCTGCCTGCTGCCGCCGCTCTTCGTGACCGCCGGAGTTATGGGACTGGACAGCGGCTACGCCGCCAACCTCATGGCTTCGGCCCCCCTGTGGGGCACGGCCTTGAGCGCCCTGATCATCGCGGGCACGGGCGCGCCGCGCGACATGGCCCAGAGCGGCGCTAACGAACGCGGACGAAAGAAGGGCAAAAAAGACGGTTCGCTGCCCGGCCCAGATGGTTTTGGCGGACTTGGCGGGCTCGGCGGCCCAGCCATGCCCGATTTTTCTCCAGATTTTTCCGGTAATGGCGCGGCCCTTATGATGGAAGACGGGGCCATAAACCTCGATCAACCACTGGACGACCCCAATCTGCGCCTGCTGCCGCCCACGAATCCCACTGGCGGCAATGCCTGGAACCGGTCGCCGGAAAACGCGCCCCTGCGCGCGCCTCAGGGGGCGGAAACGTCGGCGGAAACGTCCTGGGACGGCGCGGCTACTGCACGCCAGCAGTCCGGCGCTTCCGCCACCAACGGAGGCTCCGGCTTTGGCGGCGCTGATCCCTGCCTGTGGGAAAACGCCCTGCGCGCGCCCCTTGATCGCCTCATGCGCGAAGGCGCTGCTCTGGGCAACTGCGCCCTGCCCCCGGCAGTGCGCCAGCATGCCGAAAACATGCTCAAGGCCGCATCCGATCTGGCCCATGTGATCGATAATCCTGGCAAAACTCTGGAACAGAGCCTCATTGGCGAAACCCGCAGTTCTTTCAACCTCCAGCATCTGGTGCGTGAGGCCCACGACGCCGTCAGCGCCACGGCCGAAAATGCCGGCATTGGCCTCGCCTGGTACATGCCGCCCCAACTCGGCCACATGTACGAAGGGCAGGCGCAAGCCCTGCGCGAAACCCTCTGCATGCTGCTGGAAAGCGCCGTGCGCGCCACCTCGCGCGGGGCCGTGCATCTTTCGGCGCGGCGTGTGCCCGAAAGCGCGGACCCCGGCCACCTGCTGTTTACGGTAACGGATACCGGCACGGGCCTGCCCCCGCGCAACCGCTCCACGCTCGCCGTGACGCGGGCCTGGGAGCTGGCCGGAACCAACAACTGCTACCTCAATGTTGAATGCGGCCCCCAGGGCACGACCATTTCCTTTACCCTGCGGCTCAAGCCGCTGGAGCACGAGGCCGCAGCGCCGGAAGCGCGTCAGGCCCACGTGGCCATTGTGGCCGACAGGGCCGTGGAACGGCAGGATCTGGCCCACATGACAGAGGCCCTTGGCCTGCAAAGCACAGAGGCCCGCACCATGCGCGAGGCTCTGGAACTGAACAGGGAAACCCCGGCCCTTCTCTTGGTGGTGTACTCCCCCATGGACGGGCCTGCCCAAGCCGATGTGCTGGAGCGCTTCAAAAATCAGGCCCTTGAGGCTGGCCTGCCCTTTTTCAAGGCCCTGGCCATCACTGCGGACGACAGCCGCTGGGACGCCCTGGCGGAATCCGGATACACCCACGCTCTGCTGGAGCCTGTGGAACGGGCGGCCTTTGCCCTCACCGTGCGCGAACTGTTTGAAGAGGCCGGGTTCGCCCTGCCTGACAACGCAGCAGGGGGCGCAGCAGAGGCCGCGCCAGAAGGTGACGCCAGCGCAACGGAGACGCCGGACGCTGGCAGCCACGCGGCCCCAGTCCACGCTGCCTATGACGACGCGGGCGACGCGCCGGATGGCGACGCCTTCCGGCCCGAAGCCTCTTCTTCCATCCTGCCCGACCTCTTTGGCGAGGCTACCCAGTGGAAGACCGCCAGTGGCGAAGCCTCACGCCTGCCCGACTTCTCGGCCTTGCCGCAGCTTATGGACATGACCGACCAGATGCGCGAATCCGGCCAGCCCGTAGCGCCCGAAAACGAGATTGCGTTGCCCGAATCCGAGGACGCCACGGCCGAGGCCGTCATAGCCGAGCCAGAGAACGAGTCCGACGACGAGGACGCAAACGCTCCGCAGACCGCCATGGTGGCGGATGCCGGGGTTCTTCTGCCAGACATGGCCCCCCTGCCGGAACAGCCGGAAGACCCCGACGATCCCGACATCCCGGATCTTTCCAACATCGATTCCCTGCAATTGCCGCTTACGGGCATTTCTGACCGCACACAGGCGGACGGCGCAGGCAACGGCAGCGAAAACATTTCCGACAATACGGGCGCAGACCTCGACGTTGCCCTGGATGATGATCTTGATGTTGATACGGGCGTCGGTATGGGTCCAGACCAGGACGCGGAAGCGGACGCCGCTCTGGATGCGGAAATGAACGCCGGGCCGGACTCCGAACCTACTGCCGAGGCAGACGCAGAACCGTATGCCGAACCGCAGCCCACGCACTCTTCAGAAACAGAGGAACCTGCGGGCGACAGTTCCCCGGATCAGGTCAATGACGCTGACTTTAGAGCCGCCGCAGGCCTGGAAGGGCCCCAGTGGGACGGAGACGCCACTGTCGCTGGCGAACATCATGCCACACGGAGCGTGGCTGTAAACCCCCTTTCTGGGCCAGAACAGGCCATGCCGGATGAATCGGATGCGGCAAGGGCACAGCAGCCTTCAGATGCCCTGGCTGACGAGACTGTGTTGGTGGACAAAACGGACAGCACGGAACAGCCCAGAGAGGTGACGACCGAGGCTGCGCTGGCCGAAGCCGTTCAGGACGTGTCCATCCGGGACGTATCCGCGCAAGGCGAACCCGCGCAAAGTGAATCTGCGCAAAGTGAATCTGCGCAAGATACGTCAGTGCAAAGTGAATCTGCGCAAGGCGAGGCTGCGCACGGCGAGTCCGCTCCGGCCGAACCTGTGCGGGACGTCTTCGCATTGGCTGAACCCGTGCAGGCCGAATCAACCAGTACCGCGCCGCAAACCGTGCCGCAAACCCAGGCAACCGCGCCAACGGGCCCGGCAGCCAGTCTCGCTGCCGCCATCAGCAATTCCGCCTCCAACGCGGGGCAACCTGTCATTACGGTTCAGGGCAAGATTGGCGAGGCCATACTCAGGCCGGTCAACGCGCCCTTCCCGCCTGCCGCAACCCCGCTGCACCAACCCGGCAGCGAGCACCCCACTGTCGCCCAGGGCCAGACGCCGCCGCAAGACCGCACAAACGCTGGCAGCCCGCAGTCCGCAAGCCCTGAAGAATACCTGGACCGCAACCTTCCCGCTTCCGGGGCGGCGCTGCACGAAAACCTGAGTTGGGGCGACGAATGGGTGGGCGAACCCACGCCCGTGGGCACGCCCCTTTCTGCGGGCGCACGCGCCGCCAACACCGCTGCCGGACCTTCCGCCGCCGCTTCCCCCAAAGCCAATGAAGCGGCCACGCCACGCGGCTACGTGAGCCCCAGTCTGTCCGGCCCCGGCGAATGGGTGGGTGAACCCATGCCCATGGCGCCAAAACCCGCGGCAGCCATAGACGGCGTTGAGCAGGCCGCAACCCCGACGCCAGCCATGCGCCTGAAAACCTTTGGCGGCACGGCAACCGGGGCCAGCGCCCAGATGCCGGAACCCGCCGCACCGGCGGCAAAACCCCTTGGGACTATCCCCTGGCCCAAACCCGGCCTCTCTGAAACAGAGCGCAAAAGCGCCGCCACGGGTACAGCCGAACCGCCGCAGCCCGCGCAAAAAACCAGAGAAATGCCGCGCACGGCGACAGGCAGACTCATACTGAAACTTTTGGGCAATGTGGCGTCCACAGAACCGGCAGCCAGGCCCGCGCCGCCCACCGCCAACACTGGCGGCACAAGCGCGGCGGCCGCCCAGCGCCCCGCAGCGTCACGGCTGGCAGGCTCCGATGCCGAACCCTCCATCGTGGACTTCATCGCGGGAGCCGCCGCGCCAGCCCCCGCAGAACAGACAACGGCCACAAAGGACGACGCAATAACCCCGGCGCGTTCCGCCGCTCCAACAGCGGCTCCAGCGCCTTCGAGGGCTGCCGCGCAGCCGCGTGTTGACGCGACCCTTTTGCAGATGCTGCGCCGTCTGGACGCCGCCATGGAAGACGCCCAACGCGCCTTCAAAGGCCGCAACTGCCCCGCCGTTGGCGAAGCCGCCACGCGCATAGCCAATGATTCCGACGCCTTCGGCCTCCGTGTGCTGGCCCGCATGGCCAGTTGTGTGGAACGTGCCGCCAACGCCAATGACATGAACGCCCTGCACGACCTTTTGCCCGAACTGGCAGTGGCTGTTGAGCGCAACCGCATTACCCTCAACCCGCACAACCAGGGCCAGATGTAG
- a CDS encoding tetratricopeptide repeat protein yields MTDSSKRTTSSRALILLLALGLVTMLVSSLKERFESPGLTEQRRPGPAAQAGGQQDDAQQIGKLMRQIAENPNDSTAMIHLVEHLIGAQNWDAAETFAQRAITLDAGNSKPLYLLGVIMHNQGRNKEAAEALEKVLAIKDEASVRYSLGVLYIYFLENPAKGIEHLTAGLHDPKASDELKAAITQELEKAPQPGQNATAAPAKAAPAAGENAKGKSADKAAKPSAPANKTK; encoded by the coding sequence ATGACTGACAGTTCCAAGCGCACCACGTCTTCGCGCGCGCTTATTCTCTTGCTGGCCCTGGGCCTTGTGACCATGCTTGTCTCTTCGCTCAAGGAGCGTTTTGAAAGTCCCGGCCTCACCGAGCAGCGGCGGCCCGGCCCGGCTGCCCAGGCGGGCGGGCAGCAAGACGACGCCCAGCAGATCGGCAAGCTCATGCGCCAGATCGCGGAAAACCCCAATGACAGCACCGCCATGATCCACCTGGTGGAGCACCTCATCGGCGCGCAGAACTGGGACGCGGCTGAAACCTTTGCACAGCGGGCCATCACGCTGGATGCGGGCAACTCCAAGCCCCTGTACCTGCTTGGCGTCATCATGCACAACCAGGGGCGCAACAAGGAAGCCGCCGAAGCGCTGGAAAAGGTGCTCGCCATCAAGGACGAAGCCTCCGTGCGCTACAGCCTGGGCGTGCTGTACATCTATTTTCTTGAAAATCCCGCCAAGGGCATAGAGCATCTGACGGCCGGTCTTCATGACCCCAAGGCTTCCGATGAACTCAAGGCGGCCATCACGCAGGAACTGGAAAAAGCGCCGCAGCCCGGCCAGAATGCCACGGCCGCACCCGCCAAGGCAGCTCCGGCTGCGGGTGAAAACGCCAAGGGCAAAAGCGCCGACAAGGCCGCCAAACCCTCGGCCCCTGCCAACAAAACCAAATAG